A window of the Azospirillum formosense genome harbors these coding sequences:
- a CDS encoding MMPL family transporter, giving the protein MTERQGVLGRMADLGRAMIGGLGALSCRRPRVTLGVWVLLSVLAGWYSADNLTMSTSTSDMISPDTAFRQHTEEYRQAFPFADDQIVVVVDSPSPDQSDAAAVRLAERMSLRTDVLSSVEVPSADPYFRHYGLLFLDTEKLQDLATRLAGAQAALGALNAAPNLQGLADLLDLILTHADEGAPATPAELLNRLAVSTATVADRRPVPLSWTGLVQAAEEEDRAANRRFVLARPILDNSSFGRGRPAVTAVHEAIGAVMAEPVGQGVEMRVTGAVPLRQTELDTVANSAGLATTLSFILVSAVLIAGMRSGRLIACIMVVLLLGLTLSAGAAALTVGRLNLISVTCAVMFFGLGDDYGGHLGLRYQEELRRGLPPLAAAIEAVRAVGPALVLSTLCAIIGFLSFVPTAYLGLAEFGVISAVGMVVALLISLSLLPALIVLLHPGPGVPAPEREDRGFAGWVSRHHRAILGLAGASAVLSMAALPLVRLDVNPLNLQDETTEAVATYRDLATTPRTSPYSVNILTPDLAAAQALADRLRRLPESGGVRTFASFIPKDQEAKLPILADMSLLLGPSLTAPAATAALDQGGLERAFATLRGVVGGYLSDKRDGPPELRAAVQGFANALARIQPAQLATLDAALTGGVPPLLDRLREGMAVERPVTAADVPDSLKDRWIAADGRARVEVLPTHDISDSRAMADFADAVLAVAPNATGAPVTVTEAARVVGSSFLEATALTLVLMVLLLVAVQRSVTGMVLILAPLVLAALWTMATAGLLDIPFNFANVIVIPLLFALGVSSSIHMVTRGQDLVREGASDSDFGIELLVTSTPRAVLVSTLTTSTAFATLALSNHRGLSSMGVLLAVSITYTVISSLVVLPALMIQWHRWRLRRRPAVPAR; this is encoded by the coding sequence GTGACAGAACGGCAAGGTGTCCTGGGCCGGATGGCGGACCTCGGCCGCGCCATGATCGGGGGCCTGGGCGCCCTGTCCTGCCGAAGGCCGCGCGTGACCCTGGGCGTCTGGGTGCTGCTGTCCGTCCTGGCCGGCTGGTATTCCGCCGACAATCTGACGATGAGCACCAGCACGTCGGACATGATCTCGCCCGACACCGCCTTCCGCCAGCACACGGAGGAGTACCGGCAGGCCTTCCCCTTTGCCGACGACCAGATCGTCGTCGTCGTGGACAGCCCGTCCCCCGACCAGTCGGACGCCGCCGCCGTACGTCTGGCGGAGCGCATGTCCCTCCGTACGGACGTGCTGTCGTCGGTGGAGGTGCCGTCCGCCGACCCGTACTTCCGCCACTACGGCCTGCTCTTTCTCGACACGGAAAAATTGCAGGATCTGGCGACCCGGCTGGCCGGGGCGCAGGCGGCGCTGGGGGCGCTGAACGCCGCCCCGAACCTGCAGGGGCTGGCCGACCTGCTGGACCTGATCCTGACCCACGCGGACGAGGGGGCGCCGGCCACCCCCGCCGAACTGCTGAACCGGCTGGCGGTCAGCACCGCGACGGTGGCGGATAGGCGTCCAGTGCCGCTGTCCTGGACCGGGCTGGTGCAGGCCGCGGAGGAGGAGGACCGGGCGGCCAACCGCCGCTTCGTCCTGGCCCGGCCCATCCTGGACAACAGCTCCTTCGGGCGCGGGCGGCCCGCGGTGACCGCGGTGCACGAGGCCATCGGCGCGGTGATGGCGGAGCCGGTCGGCCAGGGGGTCGAGATGCGGGTCACGGGCGCCGTGCCGCTGCGCCAGACGGAGCTGGACACGGTGGCCAACAGCGCCGGGCTGGCCACCACCCTGTCCTTCATCCTGGTCTCGGCGGTGCTGATCGCCGGGATGCGGTCGGGGCGGCTGATCGCCTGCATCATGGTGGTGCTTCTGCTCGGCCTGACGCTGAGCGCCGGGGCGGCGGCGCTGACCGTGGGGCGGCTGAACCTGATCTCGGTCACCTGCGCGGTGATGTTCTTCGGGCTGGGCGACGATTACGGCGGGCATCTCGGCCTGCGCTACCAGGAGGAGCTGCGCCGCGGCCTGCCGCCGCTGGCCGCCGCCATCGAGGCGGTGCGGGCGGTCGGGCCGGCGCTGGTCCTCAGCACCCTGTGCGCCATCATCGGCTTCCTGTCCTTCGTGCCGACCGCCTATCTGGGGCTGGCGGAGTTCGGCGTGATCTCCGCCGTCGGCATGGTGGTGGCCCTGCTCATCAGCCTGAGCCTTCTGCCGGCCTTGATCGTCCTGCTGCACCCCGGCCCCGGCGTCCCGGCGCCGGAACGCGAGGACCGCGGCTTCGCCGGCTGGGTGAGCCGCCACCATCGCGCCATCCTCGGCCTGGCCGGAGCCAGCGCCGTCCTCTCCATGGCGGCGCTGCCGCTGGTGCGGCTGGACGTCAACCCGCTGAACCTGCAGGACGAGACGACGGAGGCCGTCGCCACCTACCGCGACCTGGCGACCACCCCGCGCACCTCGCCCTATTCCGTCAACATCCTGACCCCCGACCTCGCGGCGGCGCAGGCGCTGGCCGACCGGCTGCGCCGCCTGCCGGAATCCGGCGGCGTGCGGACCTTCGCCAGCTTCATCCCCAAGGACCAGGAGGCCAAGCTGCCCATCCTGGCCGACATGTCGCTGCTGCTCGGCCCCAGCCTGACCGCCCCGGCGGCCACGGCGGCGCTGGACCAGGGCGGGCTGGAGCGGGCCTTCGCCACGCTGAGGGGCGTGGTGGGAGGGTATCTGTCCGACAAGCGCGACGGGCCGCCCGAGCTGCGCGCCGCCGTGCAGGGATTCGCCAACGCCCTGGCCCGCATCCAGCCGGCGCAGCTCGCCACGCTCGACGCCGCCCTGACCGGGGGCGTGCCGCCGCTGCTCGACCGGCTGCGCGAGGGCATGGCGGTCGAGCGGCCGGTCACCGCCGCCGACGTGCCGGACAGCCTGAAGGACCGCTGGATCGCCGCGGACGGACGCGCCCGCGTCGAGGTGCTGCCCACCCACGACATCTCCGACAGCCGCGCGATGGCCGACTTCGCCGACGCGGTGCTGGCCGTCGCCCCCAACGCCACCGGCGCCCCGGTGACGGTGACGGAGGCGGCGCGGGTCGTCGGCTCCTCCTTCCTGGAGGCGACGGCGCTGACGCTGGTGCTGATGGTGCTGCTGCTGGTCGCCGTTCAGCGCTCGGTGACCGGGATGGTGCTGATCCTGGCGCCGCTGGTCCTGGCCGCCCTGTGGACGATGGCGACTGCCGGGCTGCTGGACATCCCCTTCAACTTCGCCAACGTGATCGTCATCCCGCTGCTGTTCGCGCTCGGCGTGTCGAGCAGCATCCACATGGTCACGCGCGGGCAGGATCTGGTGCGGGAGGGGGCGTCGGACAGCGACTTCGGCATCGAGCTTCTGGTGACCAGCACGCCGCGCGCCGTCCTGGTCAGCACGCTGACCACCAGCACCGCCTTCGCCACGCTGGCGCTGTCCAACCATCGCGGTCTCTCCAGCATGGGGGTGCTGCTGGCGGTGTCGATCACCTACACGGTCATCTCGTCGCTGGTGGTTCTGCCGGCGCTGATGATCCAGTGGCACCGCTGGCGGCTTCGTCGCAGACCAGCAGTCCCGGCGCGGTGA